One window of the Salvelinus fontinalis isolate EN_2023a chromosome 2, ASM2944872v1, whole genome shotgun sequence genome contains the following:
- the LOC129823260 gene encoding uncharacterized protein K02A2.6-like, with translation MFLVIVDAHSKWPEVFCTDSSTSAQTIECLRTTFARFGLPLQLVSDNAQAFVSDEFTRFMSVNGIKHSTSAPYHPATNGLAECFVQTLKQGLRAAKRDEGTLQTKLAKFLVSSRNTPHATINESPAALVFGRHLRTRLDIMKPNRRNEVLNKQAKMLSGGRERHLQTGQEVMVRDYRGGGKWTRGTVYTQTGPRTYQVQVSPDIMWRRHINQMHSTENSTTIEREQAQRAPESDTQGTVEGGGAVKRPQAERRERVDEGAAIAEPIREQAHTEDVQEPPDNPRRYPERRHRPPDRLDL, from the coding sequence ATGTTTCTGGTTATAGTTGATGCCCATTCCAAATGGCCAGAGGTGTTTTGCACTGACTCCTCCACCTCAGCTCAGACGATAGAGTGTCTCAGAACAACGTTTGCACGCTTTGGATTGCCGCTGCAGCTAGTAAGTGACAACGCGCAAGCTTTTGTAAGTGACGAGTTTACAAGATTCATGTCAGTAAATGGAATCAAACACTCAACCTCAGCTCCGTACCACCCTGCCACCAATGGGCTGGCAGAATGCTTTGTGCAAACCCTAAAGCAAGGACTCCGTGCAGCAAAACGAGACGAAGGGACTTTGCAAACAAAACTGGCCAAGTTCCTGGTCTCCTCCCGAAACACCCCACATGCCACGATAAATGAAAGCCCAGCCGCACTGGTGTTCGGGAGGCATCTCCGCACACGACTGGACATCATGAAGCCTAACAGGCGTAATGAAGTGCTGAACAAACAAGCCAAGATGCTCTCCGGTGGCCGGGAGCGCCATCTCCAAACAGGACAGGAAGTGATGGTGCGAGACTACAGAGGAGGAGGGAAATGGACAAGAGGGACCGTATATACACAAACGGGACCCAGAACTTACCAGGTTCAAGTGAGCCCAGACATAATGTGGCGGCGTCACATTAACCAAATGCATTCCACAGAAAACAGCACAACAATCGAGAGAGAACAGGCACAGAGAGCTCCTGAGAGTGACACACAGGGAACTGTAGAGGGCGGTGGAGCAGTAAAGAGACCCCAGGCTGAAAGAAGGGAACGTGTTGATGAAGGTGCTGCTATAGCAGAACCTATAAGGGAGCAAGCACACACTGAGGATGTTCAGGAGCCTCCAGACAATCCTAGGCGCTACCCAGAACGAAGGCACCGTCCACCAGACAGACTAGacttataa
- the prrg2 gene encoding transmembrane gamma-carboxyglutamic acid protein 2, whose protein sequence is MPGLAEICIGMLLLLPLAWARVVYSHNEVFLGQQSASSYLSRSLLWNKWDLEMVTPDSLERECIEEVCTYEEAREVFEDTSKTNVFWDTYSSSHNTAPRVDVSGLVAGILAILVSAVIATVLGCYCYKNKAGRTAGSAPVRMAMDGQPAPETVPLAGIIAPGLPSYGDALTRSGQHDAPPPPYSGGAPSAPPDPTDDTEITVNTEDTE, encoded by the exons ATGCCAGGCTTGGCAGAGATATGTATTGGCATGCTGTTGCTGCTCCCTCTGGCTTGGGCCAGAGTTGTCTACAGCCACAACGAAG TGTTCCTGGGACAACAGTCTGCGTCCTCGTACCTGTCTCGCTCGCTGCTCTGGAACAAATGGGATCTGGAGATGGTGACGCCAGACAGCCTTGAGAGGGAGTGCATAGAGGAGGTGTGCACCTACGAGGAGGCCAGGGAGGTGTTTGAGGACACATCCAAAACG AATGTATTTTGGGACACATATTCCAGCAGTCACA ATACAGCTCCCAGAGTGGATGTGTCGGGTCTAGTGGCAGGAATCTTGGCTATTCTAGTGTCTGCTGTCATAGCCACGGTGCTGGGCTGCTACTGTTACAAGAACAAAGCTGGTAGGACGGCAGGCAG TGCTCCAGTGAGAATGGCTATGGATGGCCAGCCTGCCCCAGAGACAGTGCCTCTGGCTGGGATCATCGCTCCAGGACTGCCCTCCTACGGCGATGCCCTGACCCGCAGTGGGCAGCATGATGCGCCCCCGCCACCTTACTCTGg GGGGGCGCCATCAGCACCTCCTGACCCAACTGACGATACTGAGATTACTGTGAATACTGAGGACACTGAGTGA